CTGCAAAATACCCCTTAACCTGCGGCGCTCATCCTCATCCTCGATCCTGCGCGATACCCCGACCTGCTCTTCCTGGGGCATGATCACCAGGTATCTTCCGGCGATGCCGATCTCCGCGGAAAGCCGCGGCCCTTTTGTGCCGAAGGATTCCTTGACCACCTGGACCAGGACTTCCTGGCCTTTTTTTATCCCCCGGAATATCTTGTCTTCCTTGGTCTGATTAGGCGCGGGTTTAGTCTGGGCCGGCTTATGTATCCCTAAAGACTCGCTGGCGGATTCCGCTTCCGAAAGGTATAAAAACCCTTTCTTGACCATACCGATGTCCACGAACGCCCCGTTTATCGAGGGAATGACCGCTTCGATCTTGCCCTTGTAAATATTGCCCACAATAGTCTTGTCCTGCGGACGCTCCACATAAAGCTCTTCCATCCTGCCGGCATTCACCACTACCACCCGCTTTTCCCGCGGGTCCACATTGATCAGTATCTCTTTAGACATTTTACCTTTCTTGTAATCCTCGGCCGTTTGTTTTAACCTACACGGCTTTCGTAATTTACCGATTTGACCTCTATCCCTTCAGGAAGCTGGCTCTGCAGCTTTTCCATAAAATCTTTTGGCAATATCCGGCTGGTCAAGGCCATAGAGGCCTCTTCAGCATCGCTGGACAATCCCAGTTTTAACGCACGCTTAACGCTGATCTTGGGATGCGGGCTGAACCCCTCGCTGATCTTCACCGGCAACTGCGCCCTGCGGCTGGCCCGGGTGAACAAACGCATCAGGTCAAGATGAGAGATATAGCGCATCATACCGTTCTTGCCGAACACGAAATCTATCTTATAAACCTGCTGATCCATGCCATTATGACTTATTTACGGCCTGTCTTGAATAAAAAAGGACTGCCATTAGTTTACACTATCCTTAGCGGATAAGCAAGCTTAATTAATAGCAGTCCTTTTGATCTTACTTTTTCAGCGGGTCTTTGCCGGTTTTGCTCACCGCGTCGACTTTAAACACCCCCTGCATGCGCTTCTCAAGTTCAGCAATCTCTTCAGGGGAGAATTCCTCATCCTTGATCACGTGGGCGGAAATGAATATCAACAGGTCAACCTTGGAATTATCCTCGGTCTCCCTGGTAAAAAGCTTGCCCAAAAACGGGATCTTGCTCAGAAAAGGCACGCCGATCACGCTTTTGCTCTTCACATCCTTGAGCAGGCCGCCGATGACTATAGTTTCGCCGTCTTTCATCAGCACCTGGGTCTGGGCCTCGCGCACATCGATGATCGGATAATCCACTTCCGTGGTTATGGCGGTGGTGGCGTCAGAACCGGCGATGTTCGTCGCGGTTACATGCGAAGAAGATGAAGTGACGCTGGGATGAATGATCATATTGATATACCCTTCTTCGCTGACCTGAGGGACAACGTTGAGCCTGATCCCGATCTCCTGGTAATAATCCAGGGTCTGGGTCTGGGTCGAGCCCTCGGTAGAGGTCCCGGCGGTAACGCTGGAAGACAATATCGGGGTATGATAACCCACCAGCATCGATGCCTCCTGGTTATCCAGGGTCAGGATGCGCGGTGCGGACAGGGTGTTAGCGTGCACATCCTCTTCCAGGGCGTGCACCAGGACAGAGAACTGCGTTCCGGAGAGCTTCCTGAACAAAAGGTTCATCCCGGTATTATAGGTGCCGGCAGTGCTGCCGACCGTGCTGCCTTTCGCCCCGAAATTAGAAGGCGATATCTGTGAAACAAGGGAATTTAGGCCCAGGGTAGACGTATCCTGGCCATTTGACTTACCTGTCGGAACACCGGTGATCGTGCTGGAGGTGGCGCCGCTTGAACCCGTGCCGTAATCAAAACCGATGTCCTTTAATTTATCCCGGTTAACCTCCATTATCCTGGCCTCGACCAGCACCTGTTTGGGCTTGCGGTCGATCTGCGGCAGGATCACGCTCTTGATCCGGTCCAGCACAGCGTCGGTGTCGGTGATAACGATGGTCTTGGACTTGATCGACGGCTCAATATCCATTTTTGTGGAAGTCACCGCGCCCGCGGCATTCCGCTCAATCGAGACTATTTCACTACGGGCGCTTCCGGCGTCTTCCTTTTCCAGGGCCCGGGCGGAGACCTCTTCCTTGCCGATCTTGAACGTGCCGAATTTCCAGCCTTTCTGTCCGCGGTTGTACAACACTGAAATCTTGCCGCGGTTGGAGATCATCGAGATCAATATGCGCATGGCGTCCTGTGCGTCCAGAAATTTCAAATTGATGATCTCAGTGCGCAATGGCTCGTCAGCCTGGATCTTGGACATATTCTCCAATTTAGTGACCAGTATAACATTTCCCTGCTTCTGATAGCCGAACCCGTTGCTTTTAAGGATCACGTCCATCGCCCTGTCCCAGGGAACCTCGACCAACTTGATGGTGATCGTTCCGATCACATCCGGGGTAGCCACGATATTGATCCCGGACTTCTGGGACATTATCTTGAGCACGTTATGGATATCCGCGTCCTTGAAATCCAGGGTAATATTATCCGTCTGGATCACTTTCTTTATCTCTTCGGCCGCTGCGAGGGCGGCAACAGGAGCCGGATCAGGCGCAGCCTCCTGGCTGTAACACGGGCTGAAAACGAAAAAAATAAAAAGCCAGAAACAAAGATTCACGCTCGTTCTGCCGAATGATAAAATGCCGGATCTCACGTCCCCTCCTTTTTTAGTCTTATCTCTTTATCTTGGTCATCTTTTCTAAAAGTCACGCTGCGCTCGCCGATACTGACCACCCGGGAGCCGTCAACCTCATCCAGTTCCTTGACCACCAAACCGTTGACTATGGCAAAAGAAACCCCCTCGGGGTCATACATTATCCCTTCCAGCTTGAGATGGGAATCCGTCCCCCGGGCCTCATCCGCCTCCAGCTTCTGGAACCTGCCGTCAGGCGTGACCAATTGAATGAACGGGTCGCGTTTGCCTGCCGGGTTATAAACAAAATCTTCCTGTCCGGCCGCTATCCCGGACGCGGGAAAGATCAAAGCGGATAAAAACAGGATAACCGGAATACCGCGTTTATTTTTTAACATAGGTTTTCAAAGTTAAGTTGACGTCCAAAAGCATCGGCCCATTCCCGGACCTGGACAGTTTTATCTCTTCGACGAACACCGGATGGTCGCTTTTTTCCAGGGCGTTCACGAAAGCACCGAGCTTATGGTACCTGGCATTAAGATTTAATTTCACGCGAAAGCCCAGCGCTTCCCCGGAGGGCAGTTTTTCCTTGCTCCTTGTCTCTTTTACCGGAGTGATCTGCATCACCTTGATATTATTCTCCTTGGCATACAGAGATATGGCCTCCATAAGCAGCGGGATATCTTCCTCTTTATACATCTTATACCCCGCCTTAGAGCCGCGGCTGTTCCCGGGGACAGCGGACTTGGCCAGGGTCAGCTCTTTATTTACGCCGGCGATGTCTTTCTTGAGCCGGGATACCTTTGCCCCGGCCTGCCCGGCATTCTGCAATTGCGCTTTTATTATGAACATACAGTCCAGAATAACGATCAGGCCGAAAGCGACAAAAACCGCGATCAACTTCTGTTTATCCTGCCGTATCTCCTGCAAAATATCGGCCACGCCTAACCCCTTTAAGTTATTTTTCTTTTAATGCCGCAACCAGTATAAAATCCGCCACTTCAAAAGTCCCGATATTTTTACGCTGGACGCTGCTTAACTCCAGGCTCTTGAAATCCCCGATAATATCCCGATCCTGTTTAAGATTAGACATAAATTTATTGATCAGATCAACCTCGTTCTTTTCAAGCGAAACAACTGTCCCGCGGATCGTCAGCTCTTTAGCGCTCAAGGATATCTCATTGAACCAGACGCCGTTGGGCAGATCAAGGCTGAGCTTATTCTGCAGCCTCGCCCAATCGACGCTTTTCGCGCCGAGCCCCCGGATCAGGTCCTCCTGCCGGGA
Above is a genomic segment from Candidatus Omnitrophota bacterium containing:
- a CDS encoding ribonuclease E/G, which gives rise to MSKEILINVDPREKRVVVVNAGRMEELYVERPQDKTIVGNIYKGKIEAVIPSINGAFVDIGMVKKGFLYLSEAESASESLGIHKPAQTKPAPNQTKEDKIFRGIKKGQEVLVQVVKESFGTKGPRLSAEIGIAGRYLVIMPQEEQVGVSRRIEDEDERRRLRGILQ
- a CDS encoding TIGR03936 family radical SAM-associated protein, with the translated sequence MDQQVYKIDFVFGKNGMMRYISHLDLMRLFTRASRRAQLPVKISEGFSPHPKISVKRALKLGLSSDAEEASMALTSRILPKDFMEKLQSQLPEGIEVKSVNYESRVG
- a CDS encoding secretin and TonB N-terminal domain-containing protein; this encodes MRSGILSFGRTSVNLCFWLFIFFVFSPCYSQEAAPDPAPVAALAAAEEIKKVIQTDNITLDFKDADIHNVLKIMSQKSGINIVATPDVIGTITIKLVEVPWDRAMDVILKSNGFGYQKQGNVILVTKLENMSKIQADEPLRTEIINLKFLDAQDAMRILISMISNRGKISVLYNRGQKGWKFGTFKIGKEEVSARALEKEDAGSARSEIVSIERNAAGAVTSTKMDIEPSIKSKTIVITDTDAVLDRIKSVILPQIDRKPKQVLVEARIMEVNRDKLKDIGFDYGTGSSGATSSTITGVPTGKSNGQDTSTLGLNSLVSQISPSNFGAKGSTVGSTAGTYNTGMNLLFRKLSGTQFSVLVHALEEDVHANTLSAPRILTLDNQEASMLVGYHTPILSSSVTAGTSTEGSTQTQTLDYYQEIGIRLNVVPQVSEEGYINMIIHPSVTSSSSHVTATNIAGSDATTAITTEVDYPIIDVREAQTQVLMKDGETIVIGGLLKDVKSKSVIGVPFLSKIPFLGKLFTRETEDNSKVDLLIFISAHVIKDEEFSPEEIAELEKRMQGVFKVDAVSKTGKDPLKK
- a CDS encoding type 4a pilus biogenesis protein PilO, with the translated sequence MADILQEIRQDKQKLIAVFVAFGLIVILDCMFIIKAQLQNAGQAGAKVSRLKKDIAGVNKELTLAKSAVPGNSRGSKAGYKMYKEEDIPLLMEAISLYAKENNIKVMQITPVKETRSKEKLPSGEALGFRVKLNLNARYHKLGAFVNALEKSDHPVFVEEIKLSRSGNGPMLLDVNLTLKTYVKK
- a CDS encoding PilN domain-containing protein: MIEINLLPDEMKAKGSGSNGQLDQFLYLIPLLAGALILAHAYLGLVQFTRSLSLSSLNKKWSVLAPQREKITAVKNAGESASRQEDLIRGLGAKSVDWARLQNKLSLDLPNGVWFNEISLSAKELTIRGTVVSLEKNEVDLINKFMSNLKQDRDIIGDFKSLELSSVQRKNIGTFEVADFILVAALKEK